One genomic region from Solwaraspora sp. WMMD792 encodes:
- a CDS encoding roadblock/LC7 domain-containing protein — protein MQQTASIADLTWLLDDLVGRVKQAEHAIVLSVDGLLMAASAGLGRDDGEHLAALAAGIQSLARGAGKRFRGGPVRQTIIEMESSFLFVTAAGHGACLAVLASEETDVGLIAYEMAMLVTRAGKYLASRTRPAEIHTEK, from the coding sequence ATGCAGCAGACCGCCTCGATCGCGGACCTCACCTGGTTGCTCGACGATCTGGTCGGTCGGGTCAAGCAGGCCGAGCATGCGATCGTGCTTTCCGTGGACGGCCTGTTGATGGCCGCCTCGGCCGGCCTGGGACGCGACGACGGCGAGCACCTCGCAGCACTGGCCGCCGGAATCCAGAGCCTCGCCCGCGGCGCCGGCAAACGGTTCCGCGGTGGACCGGTACGACAGACCATCATCGAGATGGAGTCCTCGTTCCTGTTCGTCACGGCGGCCGGGCATGGTGCCTGTCTCGCCGTACTGGCCAGCGAGGAGACCGACGTGGGACTGATCGCCTACGAGATGGCGATGCTGGTGACCAGGGCCGGCAAGTACCTGGCCTCCCGCACCCGCCCGGCCGAGATCCACACAGAGAAGTGA
- a CDS encoding ATP/GTP-binding protein, whose translation MDYERSDPAGTRPIAPTAVKVLIAGGFGVGKTTLVGSVSETRPLRTEELLTEVGVAVDDVSGVEEKSTTTVAMDFGRITISEDLVLYLFGTPGQERFLFVWDELAMGALGAVVLADTRRLADCFPSIDYFEQRGTPFIVAVNCFDGARQYALGEVQLALNLDPDVPVVLCDARQRQSGKEVLVKLLEHARDHSRRSAAVG comes from the coding sequence ATGGACTACGAGCGCTCTGACCCGGCCGGCACCAGGCCGATCGCGCCGACCGCGGTGAAGGTGCTCATCGCCGGCGGTTTCGGGGTGGGCAAGACGACCCTGGTCGGTTCGGTCAGCGAAACCCGGCCACTGCGCACCGAGGAACTGCTCACCGAGGTCGGGGTCGCCGTCGACGACGTCTCCGGCGTGGAGGAGAAGTCCACCACCACGGTGGCGATGGACTTCGGCCGAATCACCATCAGCGAGGACCTGGTTCTCTACCTGTTCGGCACCCCCGGCCAGGAGCGCTTCCTCTTCGTCTGGGACGAGCTCGCGATGGGCGCGCTCGGTGCGGTGGTTCTCGCCGATACCCGGCGGCTGGCCGACTGCTTTCCGTCCATCGACTACTTTGAGCAGCGGGGCACCCCGTTCATCGTCGCGGTCAACTGCTTCGACGGTGCCCGGCAGTACGCGCTCGGCGAGGTCCAGTTGGCGCTGAACCTCGATCCGGACGTGCCGGTGGTGCTCTGCGACGCCCGGCAACGGCAGTCCGGCAAGGAGGTCCTGGTGAAGCTGCTGGAACACGCCCGGGATCACTCGCGCCGGTCGGCCGCAGTCGGATAG
- a CDS encoding DUF742 domain-containing protein, with protein MSQSDESGEDRWIDDHAGPVVRPYAMTGGRTRPRRGRFDLISLVLARPRTPPGEAGLGPEHLAILDRCREPLSVAEVAAYLDLPLGTVRVLLGDLLEHALVEVQEPRSASNPTDDSVFEAVINGLRAL; from the coding sequence ATGAGCCAGTCCGACGAATCCGGTGAGGACCGGTGGATCGACGACCACGCCGGGCCGGTGGTCCGGCCGTACGCGATGACCGGCGGCCGCACCCGGCCACGCCGCGGCCGGTTCGACCTCATCTCGTTGGTGCTGGCCAGGCCACGGACCCCACCGGGGGAAGCCGGTCTCGGCCCGGAGCACCTGGCGATCCTGGACCGCTGCCGCGAGCCGCTGTCGGTGGCCGAGGTCGCGGCCTACCTGGATCTGCCCCTCGGCACCGTCCGGGTCCTCCTCGGCGACCTGCTCGAACACGCACTGGTCGAGGTACAGGAACCCCGTTCGGCGTCGAACCCGACTGACGACAGCGTATTCGAGGCGGTTATCAATGGACTACGAGCGCTCTGA